One part of the Mycobacterium marinum genome encodes these proteins:
- a CDS encoding glycoside hydrolase family 13 protein, with amino-acid sequence MAADGDEAKPWWSTAVFYQVYPRSFADSSGDGVGDLGGVAARLDHLAHLGVDGIWLNPVTVSPMADHGYDVSDPRDVDPLFGGMAALERLIAAAHRRGIKIIMDVVPNHTSSAHPWFQAALAAGPGSIDRDRYFFRDGRGPGGVRPPNNWESVFGGPAWTRVTDPNGTPGQWYLHLFDTEQPDLNWDNPDVFDDFEKTLRFWLERGVDGFRIDVAHGMAKPPGLPDTSDVAEVLRHTDDDPRFNHPNVHAIHRDIRTVIDEYPAAVTVGEVWVHDNARWAQYLRPDELHLGFNFRLARTDFDAAEIHTAVQNSLQAAAMANAAPTWTLANHDVGREVTRYGGGTTGLHRARAMAMLMLALPGAVFLYNGEELGLPDVDLPDEVLQDPTWERSGRTERGRDRCRVPMPWSGTTPPFGFSSCADTWLPMPPEWAELTVEKQLEDAGSTLAFFRRALELRRERREFNGNEIRWLSAPRGALIFRRPAGLVCALNAGDRPLTLPDGELLLASAPLVDGALAPDAAAWLV; translated from the coding sequence ATGGCGGCCGACGGCGACGAAGCGAAGCCGTGGTGGTCCACCGCGGTTTTCTACCAGGTCTATCCCCGATCGTTCGCGGACAGCAGCGGCGACGGTGTTGGTGACTTGGGCGGGGTCGCGGCCCGGCTCGATCACCTGGCCCACCTCGGTGTCGACGGGATCTGGCTGAACCCCGTCACGGTGTCGCCGATGGCAGACCATGGCTATGACGTCTCCGATCCCCGCGACGTCGACCCACTGTTCGGCGGCATGGCCGCACTCGAGCGGCTCATCGCGGCAGCGCACCGGCGCGGCATCAAGATCATCATGGACGTGGTGCCCAACCACACCAGTTCGGCGCATCCCTGGTTTCAGGCCGCGCTTGCCGCAGGACCAGGCAGCATCGACCGAGATCGGTACTTCTTCCGCGACGGGCGCGGCCCCGGCGGCGTGCGGCCGCCCAACAACTGGGAGTCAGTCTTCGGCGGACCGGCGTGGACCCGGGTGACCGATCCGAACGGCACGCCCGGCCAGTGGTATCTGCATCTGTTTGATACCGAGCAACCAGATCTGAACTGGGACAACCCAGACGTCTTCGACGACTTCGAGAAAACGCTGCGCTTCTGGCTGGAACGCGGGGTGGACGGCTTCCGAATCGACGTTGCGCACGGCATGGCCAAACCACCCGGGCTTCCGGATACATCGGACGTCGCAGAGGTATTGCGCCACACCGACGACGATCCGCGCTTCAACCACCCGAATGTGCACGCGATTCACCGCGACATCCGGACGGTCATCGATGAGTACCCGGCCGCGGTGACCGTCGGCGAGGTGTGGGTACACGACAACGCTCGCTGGGCGCAGTATCTGCGACCCGACGAGCTGCATCTGGGTTTCAATTTCCGGCTGGCGCGAACCGACTTCGATGCGGCCGAGATTCACACGGCGGTGCAGAACTCGCTTCAGGCCGCCGCGATGGCGAACGCCGCTCCCACCTGGACACTGGCCAATCACGATGTGGGCCGGGAGGTCACCCGCTACGGCGGCGGGACCACGGGGCTGCACCGGGCCCGTGCCATGGCGATGCTCATGCTCGCCCTGCCGGGCGCCGTGTTCCTCTACAACGGGGAGGAACTCGGGCTGCCGGATGTGGACCTGCCCGACGAGGTGTTGCAGGACCCGACCTGGGAACGTTCCGGACGTACCGAACGCGGCCGTGACCGGTGCCGGGTCCCGATGCCGTGGTCGGGTACGACTCCCCCGTTCGGGTTCTCCAGCTGCGCTGACACCTGGTTGCCGATGCCGCCCGAATGGGCGGAGCTGACCGTCGAAAAGCAGCTCGAGGATGCCGGTTCGACGTTGGCGTTTTTCCGGCGTGCGCTCGAATTACGCAGGGAGCGTAGGGAATTCAACGGAAACGAAATCCGGTGGCTGAGCGCCCCACGCGGCGCGCTGATATTTCGCCGCCCGGCTGGGTTGGTGTGCGCGCTCAACGCCGGCGACCGCCCGCTGACGCTCCCGGACGGCGAGCTGCTGCTGGCCAGCGCGCCACTGGTCGACGGCGCGTTGGCGCCCGATGCGGCGGCCTGGCTGGTGTAA
- a CDS encoding phospholipase C has translation MSRREFLAKAAAASGAGAFMSLAGPVIEKAYAAGPCSGHLSDIEHIVLFMQENRSFDHYFGKLSGTNGFDSGSPLFAQKGWNPQTQSNDPAGTTIPYRFDTTRGPLVSGECVNDPGHDWIAMHNAWNNGGNDNWLPAQAAVSALQGNTPVTMGYYQREDIPIHYLLADTFTICDGYFCSLIGGTSPNRLYWMSGTIDPDGANGGPLLVDPNIQPQGRFSWRTMPDNLEDAGVSWKIYQNKLLGALNNTVIGYDGMLNDFKQAQNPRTNLARYGIAPTYPRDFVSDVRNNRLPKVSWVLPGFLLSEHPAFPVNVGAVAIVDVLRILLSNPAVWEKTALIVSYDENGGFFDHVTPTTAPPGTPGEWITVPNIDAVTGSGGIRGPIGLGYRVPCFVISPYSRGPLMVHDTFDHTSQLKLIETRFGVPVPNISAWRNGLVGDMTSTFNFAVPPNSSRPNLSHPAINAVQKLPQCVPNYVLGTVTKTAVPYRVPFPQVMPTQETQPARGIPSGLC, from the coding sequence ATGTCGCGTCGCGAGTTTTTGGCCAAGGCCGCCGCCGCCAGCGGGGCCGGTGCCTTCATGTCCTTGGCCGGCCCGGTCATCGAAAAGGCCTACGCAGCAGGGCCATGTTCGGGTCACCTGAGCGACATCGAGCACATCGTGTTGTTCATGCAGGAGAACCGGTCGTTCGACCACTACTTCGGCAAGCTTTCGGGCACCAACGGATTCGACAGCGGCTCACCGCTATTCGCCCAAAAAGGCTGGAACCCCCAAACACAGTCCAACGATCCGGCCGGAACCACGATCCCCTACCGCTTCGACACCACGCGGGGCCCGCTCGTTTCCGGTGAGTGTGTCAACGACCCAGGACACGACTGGATCGCCATGCACAACGCCTGGAACAACGGCGGCAACGACAACTGGCTGCCGGCCCAAGCCGCGGTCAGTGCGCTGCAGGGCAACACCCCGGTGACGATGGGCTATTACCAGCGCGAAGACATCCCGATCCACTACCTGCTGGCCGATACGTTCACGATTTGCGACGGCTACTTTTGCTCGCTCATCGGAGGGACGTCGCCGAACCGGCTCTATTGGATGAGCGGCACTATCGATCCCGATGGCGCCAACGGGGGGCCGCTGCTGGTAGACCCCAACATCCAACCCCAGGGGCGGTTCAGTTGGCGCACCATGCCCGACAATCTCGAGGATGCCGGGGTCAGCTGGAAGATCTACCAGAACAAGCTGCTGGGGGCGCTGAACAATACGGTCATCGGCTATGACGGGATGCTAAATGATTTCAAGCAGGCCCAAAATCCGCGGACGAATCTAGCCCGTTACGGCATCGCGCCGACCTACCCCAGAGACTTCGTCTCCGATGTCCGCAACAACCGGCTGCCCAAGGTCTCCTGGGTGCTGCCGGGGTTCCTGTTGTCCGAGCACCCGGCGTTCCCGGTGAATGTGGGCGCCGTGGCGATTGTGGACGTGCTGCGGATCCTGCTTTCCAATCCGGCGGTGTGGGAAAAGACGGCGCTCATCGTCAGCTACGACGAGAACGGCGGATTCTTCGACCATGTCACGCCGACCACGGCTCCCCCGGGAACTCCCGGCGAGTGGATCACCGTGCCCAACATCGACGCGGTCACCGGCTCCGGTGGCATACGTGGACCGATCGGTTTGGGTTATCGCGTGCCATGCTTCGTCATCTCGCCCTACAGCCGGGGCCCGCTGATGGTCCACGACACGTTCGACCACACCTCTCAACTGAAGTTGATCGAGACGCGGTTTGGCGTTCCGGTCCCCAACATCAGCGCCTGGCGCAACGGCCTGGTCGGTGACATGACCTCGACGTTCAACTTCGCGGTCCCGCCAAACTCATCGCGCCCCAACCTCAGCCACCCCGCGATCAACGCCGTCCAGAAGCTGCCCCAGTGCGTGCCCAACTATGTCCTGGGCACCGTGACGAAGACGGCGGTCCCCTACCGGGTGCCGTTCCCGCAGGTGATGCCCACCCAGGAGACCCAGCCGGCGCGCGGGATTCCCAGCGGCCTCTGCTAG